One Chryseobacterium sp. StRB126 genomic region harbors:
- a CDS encoding GNAT family N-acetyltransferase, with product MSLRKHPSADNTYETERLILRPMSAEDRDFIFELYNRPKFIQHIGNRNVNTIEDAENYILNRFAPQIERLGYGNYLLVTKDSNEKIGAVGIFEREGLDVVDIGYSLLEEFEGKGYAFEAAQKVKSIGMDDFGLSKISAIISKDNGSSQKLIEKLGLKFKKYVTLPGETEELNYYETE from the coding sequence ATGAGCCTAAGAAAACATCCAAGCGCAGATAATACCTATGAAACTGAGCGTTTAATACTTCGTCCAATGTCTGCTGAAGACAGAGATTTTATTTTTGAACTTTATAACAGACCTAAATTTATTCAACATATCGGAAACCGAAATGTGAATACGATTGAAGATGCTGAAAACTATATTCTGAATAGATTTGCTCCACAGATTGAAAGATTAGGATATGGAAACTACCTTCTAGTAACCAAGGATAGTAATGAAAAAATAGGAGCCGTTGGAATCTTTGAAAGAGAAGGTCTTGATGTTGTAGATATCGGATATTCATTATTGGAAGAGTTTGAAGGAAAAGGATATGCTTTTGAAGCCGCTCAAAAGGTGAAATCCATCGGGATGGATGACTTTGGATTGTCTAAAATATCTGCCATTATTTCAAAAGATAATGGTTCTTCTCAAAAACTAATTGAAAAACTAGGGCTGAAGTTTAAAAAAT
- a CDS encoding SprT-like domain-containing protein, with protein MSIQSLEKYLPQNTLDYLRIWFSDYYIYIKVTRNRNSKLGDYRKLPDNSHEITVNSTLTPQLFFFVLTHELAHLIAFEKYGRRISPHGNEWKETFKKMLLESLEIYDEELKPIIVKFSKSPKANFMASPDLVRYFHTEKQDDSLHFIEQLQKGEFFIYRNEKYLLEGLIKKNYLCKNLATGRKYSFKPLARVQKCS; from the coding sequence ATGTCTATCCAATCGTTAGAAAAATATTTACCACAAAATACGCTTGATTATTTAAGGATTTGGTTTTCAGATTATTATATTTATATAAAAGTCACTCGAAACAGAAATTCTAAACTGGGAGATTACCGAAAACTTCCGGATAATTCTCATGAAATTACGGTAAACTCTACGCTTACCCCACAACTTTTTTTCTTTGTACTTACCCATGAGTTGGCACATCTGATTGCGTTTGAAAAATACGGAAGAAGAATTTCCCCTCATGGCAATGAATGGAAAGAAACGTTTAAAAAAATGCTGCTTGAAAGCCTTGAAATTTATGATGAAGAGCTGAAACCTATCATCGTAAAGTTTTCAAAATCGCCCAAAGCTAATTTTATGGCCAGCCCTGATCTTGTAAGATATTTTCATACTGAAAAACAGGATGATAGTCTTCATTTTATCGAACAACTTCAAAAAGGTGAATTTTTTATATATCGCAACGAAAAGTATTTATTAGAGGGTCTGATTAAAAAAAACTATCTTTGTAAGAACCTGGCTACTGGAAGGAAGTATTCTTTCAAACCGTTAGCAAGGGTACAAAAATGTAGTTAA
- a CDS encoding mannose-1-phosphate guanylyltransferase encodes MLKSDRYCVIMAGGIGSRFWPMSTQKFPKQFQDILGTGRTMIQQTYDRISKVIPKEHIFVITNKEYVALSHQQLPEIPEENIVGEPLMKNTAACNLYMANKIAEINPNATMIVLPADHLILKEDVFLEKVMLAFDLASKHDYLVTLGITPTRPDTGYGYIQFVEKKNSEYFKVKTFTEKPILEIAQSFLESGDFLWNAGIFIWNMKSIHHAFEMYLPEMTQHFMACEYNSEKENSCIETIYPKVQKISIDNGILEKAKNVYVIPSDLGWSDLGTWTSIYENTEKDKDGNAMKLKHLLAYNSKGNIIRVKNNKAVIIDGLENYIVVDTDKALLICPRDNDQLIKDYVLDLKSFKKGDKFM; translated from the coding sequence ATGTTAAAATCAGATAGATACTGCGTGATAATGGCTGGGGGAATCGGAAGCAGATTCTGGCCCATGAGCACACAAAAATTTCCAAAACAGTTTCAGGATATTTTAGGAACTGGGCGTACCATGATTCAACAAACTTATGATAGAATCAGTAAGGTAATTCCAAAAGAACATATATTCGTTATTACAAATAAAGAATATGTTGCGCTTTCCCATCAGCAGCTTCCGGAAATTCCTGAAGAGAATATCGTGGGCGAACCTCTGATGAAAAATACAGCAGCCTGTAATCTTTACATGGCGAACAAAATTGCTGAAATCAATCCAAATGCTACTATGATTGTTCTTCCAGCTGATCATTTAATCCTGAAAGAAGATGTATTTCTGGAAAAAGTAATGCTGGCATTTGACCTTGCTTCTAAACATGACTATCTGGTAACATTGGGAATTACCCCTACAAGACCGGATACCGGATATGGATATATTCAGTTCGTGGAAAAGAAAAATTCAGAATATTTCAAGGTAAAAACATTTACGGAAAAACCAATTCTTGAAATCGCTCAAAGCTTTTTGGAGAGTGGAGATTTTCTTTGGAATGCAGGGATCTTTATCTGGAATATGAAAAGCATTCATCATGCTTTTGAGATGTATCTTCCTGAAATGACACAGCATTTTATGGCTTGTGAATATAATTCTGAAAAAGAAAATAGCTGTATAGAAACCATTTATCCGAAAGTTCAGAAAATTTCCATCGATAATGGGATTTTAGAGAAGGCTAAAAATGTATATGTTATTCCATCTGATTTAGGTTGGAGCGACTTGGGAACATGGACTTCCATCTACGAAAATACAGAAAAGGATAAGGATGGAAATGCAATGAAACTAAAGCATTTACTTGCTTATAATTCAAAAGGAAATATTATTCGGGTAAAAAATAATAAGGCTGTTATTATCGATGGCCTTGAAAACTATATTGTGGTAGATACAGACAAGGCTCTTCTTATTTGCCCTAGAGACAACGACCAATTAATTAAAGATTATGTCCTGGATCTGAAAAGTTTCAAGAAAGGAGATAAGTTTATGTAG